From a region of the Tachysurus fulvidraco isolate hzauxx_2018 chromosome 5, HZAU_PFXX_2.0, whole genome shotgun sequence genome:
- the c5h22orf23 gene encoding UPF0193 protein EVG1 has protein sequence MDRMKSVSNNNKGLWDCPRFKYSKDTQELIQVMMRESRLTNFQQRQINTELKNGGTLPLICKPTSSAASTKPEIRISKGPVVSSRPQRRTAEKCCAGDNYTRERFRPRATRDLEKEKHRLQNILATGQEEAQPSLSHTRPPNRVEDSEIDRFQEVLDEIEERRRFLEEMIALGKGSQYHHIINTEISQKIRELELIDRARSEAMSMEEEKMKKAEEQS, from the exons ATGGACAGGATGAAGAGTGTGAGCAACAACAATAAGGGACTGTGGGACTGTCCACGATTCAAGTACAGCAAGGACACTCAGGAATTAATACAAG TCATGATGAGAGAATCACGGCTCACCAACTTTCAACAGCGACAGATCAACACTGAGCTGAAGA ATGGTGGCACCTTACCACTGATCTGTAAGCCTACATCATCTGCAGCATCTACAAAACCAGAGATAAGAATCAGCAAAGGCCCAGTTGTCTCATCCAGACCACAGAGACGCACCGCAGAGAAATGCTGTGCAGGGGACAACTACACACGGGAGCGATTTCGGCCCAGAGCTACAC GTGACCTGGAAAAAGAGAAGCACAGGCTGCAGAACATCCTCGCGACAGGTCAGGAAGAAGCACAGCCTTCGCTGTCCCACACAAGACCTCCTAACAGAGTGGAGGACAGTGAGATAGACAGGTTCCAGGAGG TTCTCGATGAGATTGAAGAGAGAAGGCGGTTTTTGGAGGAGATGATTGCTCTTGGAAAAGGAAGCCAGTATCATcacatcattaacacagaaatatCTCAG AAAATCCGTGAGCTTGAGCTGATTGACAGGGCGCGCAGCGAGGCAATGAGTatggaagaggaaaaaatgaagaaagcTGAAGAGCAGAGTTAA